The Prevotella melaninogenica genome window below encodes:
- a CDS encoding nitrophenyl compound nitroreductase subunit ArsF family protein — MKKCLFLIVACFTFIFCNMNAKDGTDAQALKKTTVKDYVEVLYFHGKQRCATCMAIESNTKATMKKNFADQIKKGKVTFKVIDISKKENEKIAEKYEVTWSSLFIVRHKNGKETYKNMTEFAFANARKSPDVFRAGVVKSVNEMLR; from the coding sequence ATGAAAAAGTGTTTATTTTTAATCGTGGCATGTTTCACCTTTATCTTTTGCAACATGAATGCAAAGGACGGAACAGACGCCCAGGCTCTAAAAAAGACGACGGTAAAGGATTATGTAGAAGTGTTGTATTTTCATGGGAAACAGCGCTGTGCCACATGTATGGCTATCGAAAGCAACACTAAAGCTACAATGAAAAAGAACTTCGCTGACCAGATAAAAAAAGGCAAGGTGACTTTTAAGGTAATAGACATCAGCAAAAAGGAAAATGAGAAGATAGCAGAAAAGTATGAGGTAACATGGTCTTCACTATTTATCGTTAGACATAAGAATGGAAAGGAAACATACAAGAATATGACTGAATTTGCTTTTGCTAATGCACGCAAATCACCAGATGTATTTAGGGCTGGTGTCGTAAAATCCGTAAATGAAATGCTGAGATAA
- a CDS encoding aromatic aminobenezylarsenical efflux permease ArsG family transporter: MDWLQTLLDNSSTPILTAFLLGLLTALSPCPLATNIAAIGFIGRDIENRKRIFRNGLLYTLGRILSYTLLGVILITILKEGSSMFGIQKTIGTWGELILGPLLLVIGLFMLWGDKLNLPKFGFTGNPEGLARKGGWGALMIGVLFALAFCPTSGVFYFGMLIPMSATTSAGYLLPMIFAVATAIPVLAVAWVLAFSVQQMGNFYGKIQKVQKWANLIVGVVFIIIGIYYCWIMYL, encoded by the coding sequence ATGGATTGGTTACAGACATTGCTGGATAACAGTTCCACGCCTATACTGACAGCATTTCTGCTCGGACTACTGACAGCACTTTCACCTTGTCCGTTAGCAACGAACATAGCAGCTATAGGGTTTATCGGAAGAGATATTGAAAACAGGAAGCGCATATTCCGAAATGGCCTGCTTTATACGCTGGGGCGAATTCTTTCATACACCCTACTTGGTGTAATACTGATTACTATTCTGAAAGAAGGTTCCAGTATGTTCGGCATACAAAAGACAATAGGAACGTGGGGGGAGCTTATACTTGGACCTCTTCTACTCGTGATAGGCCTGTTCATGCTTTGGGGAGATAAACTCAACCTCCCCAAGTTTGGATTCACTGGAAATCCGGAAGGTCTTGCCAGGAAAGGCGGCTGGGGTGCTCTGATGATAGGGGTTCTGTTCGCCCTGGCTTTCTGTCCCACCAGTGGCGTGTTCTACTTCGGCATGCTGATACCGATGTCTGCCACGACCTCGGCAGGCTATCTTCTACCCATGATATTTGCTGTCGCTACGGCTATACCGGTACTTGCTGTTGCATGGGTTCTCGCCTTCAGCGTACAACAAATGGGAAATTTTTACGGAAAGATACAGAAAGTGCAAAAATGGGCGAACCTTATTGTAGGCGTGGTATTCATCATCATCGGCATATATTATTGCTGGATAATGTATTTGTAA
- a CDS encoding thioredoxin family protein produces the protein MEIKVLGPGCAKCKSTYNVIEKVLKENDIDAKLTKVDDIMEMMNYNIMTSPAVVIDEVVKLKGKVPTESEVKELLGI, from the coding sequence ATGGAAATAAAAGTTTTAGGGCCGGGTTGTGCCAAATGTAAATCAACCTACAATGTAATTGAAAAGGTACTTAAAGAGAACGACATCGATGCAAAACTCACCAAGGTGGACGACATCATGGAAATGATGAATTACAATATCATGACATCGCCAGCCGTTGTCATTGACGAAGTGGTAAAATTGAAGGGGAAGGTACCGACAGAAAGTGAAGTAAAGGAACTTCTGGGCATCTGA
- the erm(F) gene encoding 23S rRNA (adenine(2058)-N(6))-methyltransferase Erm(F) encodes MTKKKLPVRFTGQHFTIDKVLIKDAIRQANISNQDTVLDIGAGKGFLTVHLLKIANNVVAIENDTALVEHLRKLFSDARNVQVVGCDFRNFAVPKFPFKVVSNIPYGITSDIFKILMFESLGNFLGGSIILQLEPTQKLFSRKLYNPYTVFYHTFFDLKLVYEVGPESFLPPPTVKSALLNIKRKHLFFDFKFKAKYLAFISCLLEKPDLSVKTALKSIFRKSQVRSISEKFGLNLNAQIVCLSPSQWLNCFLEMLEVVPEKFHPS; translated from the coding sequence ATGACAAAAAAGAAATTGCCCGTTCGTTTTACGGGTCAGCACTTTACTATTGATAAAGTGCTAATAAAAGATGCAATAAGACAAGCAAATATAAGTAATCAGGATACGGTTTTAGATATTGGGGCAGGCAAGGGGTTTCTTACTGTTCATTTATTAAAAATCGCCAACAATGTTGTTGCTATTGAAAACGACACAGCTTTGGTTGAACATTTACGAAAATTATTTTCTGATGCCCGAAATGTTCAAGTTGTCGGTTGTGATTTTAGGAATTTTGCAGTTCCGAAATTTCCTTTCAAAGTGGTGTCAAATATTCCTTATGGCATTACTTCCGATATTTTCAAAATCCTGATGTTTGAGAGTCTTGGAAATTTTCTGGGAGGTTCCATTATCCTTCAATTAGAACCTACACAAAAGTTATTTTCGAGGAAGCTTTACAATCCATATACCGTTTTCTATCATACTTTTTTTGATTTGAAACTTGTCTATGAGGTAGGTCCTGAAAGTTTCTTGCCACCGCCAACTGTCAAATCAGCCCTGTTAAACATTAAAAGAAAACACTTATTTTTTGATTTTAAGTTTAAAGCCAAATACTTAGCATTTATTTCCTGTCTGTTAGAGAAACCTGATTTATCTGTAAAAACAGCTTTAAAGTCGATTTTCAGGAAAAGTCAGGTCAGGTCAATTTCGGAAAAATTCGGTTTAAACCTTAATGCTCAAATTGTTTGTTTGTCTCCAAGTCAATGGTTAAACTGTTTTTTGGAAATGCTGGAAGTTGTCCCTGAAAAATTTCATCCTTCGTAG